One window of the Hoplias malabaricus isolate fHopMal1 chromosome Y, fHopMal1.hap1, whole genome shotgun sequence genome contains the following:
- the LOC136679521 gene encoding MAU2 chromatid cohesion factor homolog, which yields MATGAEAPESWYLALLGFAEHFRTSSPPKIRLCVHCLQAVFQFKPPQRVEARTHLQLGSVLYHHTKNSDLARSHLEKAWCISQQVPQFEDVKFEAASLLSELYCQQNLVDSAKPLLRKAIQISQQTPYWHCRLLFQLAQLHTLEKDLVSACDLLGVGAEYARVVGSEYTRALFLLSKGMLLLMERKLQEVHPLLTLCGQIVENWQGNPIQKESLRVFFLVLQVTHYLDAGQVKSVKPCLKQLQQCIQTISTLHDDEILPSNPADLFHWLPKEHMCVLVYLVTVMHSMQAGYLEKAQKYTDKALMQLEKLKMLDCSPILSSFQVILLEHIIMCRLVTGHKATALQEISQVCQLCQQSPRLFSNHAAQLHTLLGLYCISVNCMDNAEAQFTTALRLTTHQELWTFIVTNLASVYIREGNRHQELYSLLERINPDHNFPVSSHCLRAAAFYIRGLLSFFQGRYNEAKRFLRETLKMSNAEDLNRLTACSLVLLGHIFYVLGNHRESNNMVVPAMQLASKIPDMSVQLWSSALLKDLNKACGNTIDAHEAAQMHQNFSQQLLQDHIAACSLPEHNLISWTDGPPPVQIQAQNGPTTSLASLL from the exons ATGGCGACTGGCGCTGAGGCCCCGGAGTCCTGGTACCTCGCTCTGCTCGGTTTCGCAGAACATTTTCGGACGTCGAGCCCGCCTAAAATCCGCTTGTGTGTGCACTGTCTTCAGGCTGTGTTTCAGTTTAAGCCGCCGCAGAGAGTAGAAGCGCGAACTCACCTCCAGCTCGGCTCGGTCTTATATCACCACACCAAGAACAGCGACCTGGCCCGGAGTCATCTTGAAAAGGCG tggTGTATCTCGCAACAA GTCCCACAGTTTGAAGATGTCAAATTTGAGGCTGCCAGTCTCCTCTCAGAGCTCTATTGCCAACAA aACTTGGTTGATTCTGCTAAGCCTTTACTACGCAAAGCCATCCAGATCTCCCAGCAGACTCCTTACTGGCACTGCAGATTGTTATTCCAGCTAGCA CAATTGCACACGCTAGAGAAGGACTTGGTGTCTGCATGTGACCTGTTGGGTGTAGGTGCTGAATATGCCAGAGTCGTGGGATCTGAATATACCAG AGCTCTTTTTCTTCTGAGCAAAGGGATG TTGCTTCTGATGGAGCGGAAGCTGCAGGAGGTACATCCTTTGCTCACATTGTGTGGGCAGATTGTAGAGAATTGGCAGGGAAACCCCATACAGAAGGAGTCTCTCCGGGTGTTTTTCCTGGTACTGCAGGTTACGCATTACCTAGATGCTGGACAG GTGAAGAGTGTAAAGCCGTGCTTAAAACAGCTGCAGCAGTGTATCCAGACCATCTCAACACTTCATGATGATGAGATCCTGCCAAGTAACCCTGCAGATCTTTTCCATTGGCTACCGAAGGAGCATATGTGTGTGCTAGTCTACCTG GTTACTGTCATGCACTCGATGCAGGCTGGATACTTGGAGAAGGCACAGAAGTACACAGACAAAGCCCTCATGCAACTAGAGAAACTAAAGA TGTTGGACTGCAGTCCCATTCTCTCTTCATTCCAAGTCATCCTGCTCGAGCACATAATAATGTGCCGCCTGGTAACCGGCCACAAAGCGACGGCGCTGCAGGAG ATATCTCAGGTGTGTCAGCTGTGCCAGCAGTCTCCTCGTCTGTTCTCCAACCATGCTGCTCAGCTTCATACTCTTTTA GGATTATACTGCATTTCTGTGAACTGTATGGACAATGCAGAAGCTCAATTCACTACAGCTTTGCGG CTCACTACACACCAGGAACTCTGGACCTTCATTGTGACCAACCTGGCCAGTGTCTACATCAGAGAGGGCAACAGGCACCAGGAA CTTTATAGTCTACTAGAGAGGATAAACCCTGACCACAACTTTCCTGTGAG TTCTCATTGTCTGCGAGCTGCAGCCTTTTATATTCGTGGCCTCCTCTCCTTCTTCCAGGGACGCTACAACGAGGCCAA ACGTTTCCTCCGTGAGACTTTAAAGATGTCAAATGCCGAAGATCTGAATCGACTGACTGCATGCTCCCTTGTACTTCTTGGACACATTTTTTACGTTCTGGGAAACCACAGA GAGAGCAACAACATGGTGGTTCCAGCGATGCAGCTGGCCAGCAAGATTCCTGACATGTCTGTTCAGTTGTGGTCTTCTGCTCTGCTCAAAG ATCTAAACAAAGCCTGTGGGAACACGATAGATGCGCATGAGGCAGCTCAGATGCACCAGAATTTCTCCCAACAGCTCCTGCAGGATCACATAGCTGCCTGCAGCTTGCCTGAACACAACCTCATAAGT TGGACAGATGGACCTCCACCAGTGCAAATTCAAGCTCAGAATGGACCCACAACCAGCCTGGCCAGCCTACTTTGA
- the LOC136678158 gene encoding ras-related protein Rab-8A isoform X1, with amino-acid sequence MAKTYDYLFKLLLIGDSGVGKTCVLFRFSEDAFNSTFISTIGIDFKIRTIELDGKKIKLQIWDTAGQERFRTITTAYYRGAMGIMLVYDITNEKSFDNIKNWIRNIEEHASADVEKMILGNKCDINEKRQVSKERGEKLALEYGIKFMETSAKANINVENAFLTLARDIKAKMDTKLEGNNPQGSNHGVKITTEQQKKSSFFRCVLL; translated from the exons ATGGCGAAGACTTACGATTATTTGTTTAAACTGCTGTTAATCGGGGACTCGGGAGTGGGGAAGACCTGCGTGCTGTTCAGATTCTCAGAGGACGCCTTTAACTCCACGTTTATCTCAACAATAG GAATTGACTTCAAGATTAGGACGATAGAGTTAGATGGGAAGAAAATCAAGTTACAGATATG ggaCACAGCAGGACAGGAACGATTCCGAACAATCACAACAGCATATTACAGAGGCGCAATG GGCATTATGTTGGTGTATGACATCACTAATGAGAAGTCCTTTGACAACATCAAAAACTGGATCAGGAACATTGAGGAG CATGCCTCAGCAGATGTGGAGAAGATGATACTGGGGAACAAATGTGACATCAATGAAAAGCGACAAGTGTCCAAAGAACGAGGGGAGAAG CTGGCGTTAGAGTATGGAATCAAATTCATGGAGACGAGTGCGAAGGCCAACATCAACGTAGAGAAT GCATTTTTAACACTTGCAAGAGACATCAAAGCAAAGATGGACACAAAATTG GAGGGTAACAATCCCCAGGGCAGTAATCATGGAGTGAAGATCACCACCGAGCAACAGAAAAAGAGCAGTTTCTTCCGCTGTGTTCTACTGTGA
- the LOC136678553 gene encoding calcium and integrin-binding family member 3-like — MGNKQTIFTAQQLDAYQDCTYFTRKEILRLFHRYRDLAPQLVPLDYTNQPDVRLPYELIGSMPELKDNPFRQRIAEVFSEDGEGNMTLDDFLDMFSVLSEMAPRDLKAYYAFKIYDFNDDDFICKSDLEKTLNKLTRNELTEDEVRMVCEKVIDEADLDNDGRLSLEDFQHMILRAPDFLSTFHIRI, encoded by the exons ATGGGAAACAAGCAGACCATCTTCACTGCTCAGCAGCTGGACGCATATCAG GACTGCACATACTTCACCAGAAAGGAAATCTTAAG GCTCTTCCATAGGTATCGGGATTTGGCTCCTCAGCTCGTTCCACTGGACTACACTAATCAGCCAGATGTGCGTTTGCCCTATGAGCTGATTGGCAGCATGCCGGAGCTGAAG GATAACCCCTTCAGACAGAGGATTGCAGAGGTCTTTTCAGAAGATGGTGAAGGAAATATGACGTTGGACGACTTCTTGGACATGTTCTCAGTGCTGAGTGAAATGGCACCACGAGATCTGAAGGCTTACTATGCATTCAAAATCTACG ACTTCAACGATGATGACTTCATCTGTAAATCGGACCTGGAGAAGACTCTGAACAAGCTGACGAGGAACGAGCTGACTGAGGACGAGGTGAGGATGGTGTGTGAGAAGGTGATTGATGAAGCTGATCTGGACAATGACGGACGCCTTTCACTGGAGGATTTCCAGCACATGATACTGAGGGCCCCTGACTTCCTAAG cACATTCCACATCCGAATATGA
- the LOC136678178 gene encoding SURP and G-patch domain-containing protein 1-like isoform X1 codes for MDSNDAGRGGWKNNNNNKFGQKSKINVIMRQEELIAQKKREIEAKMAEQAKRNIPTPSKPLPQSTPPSQDSTSQGSTSNKFVNDGSFLQQFLKMQKEKSSTDSGSNSHPKSSTPSSQSQKKSILVGKRPGLGVSSMLSQFKNYSQTKKTPLQIPRPSVFSSPDEDEDVEEDDAQYLEVKVSPPEDEDLVLIINRMASFVAEGGPELERKAIEDYKDNPLFSFLTERNGQEHLYFRKRVAQLRQQSQQKDSPAQLDVFSSVDEETKKVAEKLARFVADGGPEVEAIAVKHNHDNPSFRFLYEHQDPAHHFYKAKLEEYSDVKNISAAPPSDESASSKKQPIASSPASGPITPSLAQTEPQCQDPGPSSAKRKRKSRWGSEDDRVDLPVPPVVIPQIDKTDPDTPSLSEQELRGLGYKKGKPVGLVGVTELSEDQKKQLKEQQEMQEMFDMIMKHKRAMQEMQLMWEKAVRDHQHDYDSDEEIDAQAGTWEHRLRKMEMEKTREWAEQLTEMGKGKHFIGDFLPPDELEKFMETFKALKEGRDPDYSEYKEFKLTVENIGFKMLMKMGWKEGEGLGSDGQGIKNPVNRGTTAIDGAGFGVDRPAELNKGDDEYDAFRKRMMLAYRFRPNPLNNPRRPYY; via the exons ATGGACTCTAATGACGCAG GTCGAGGAGGATGgaagaataataacaataataaatttgGACAGAAGAGCAAGATCAATGTTATTATGAGGCAGGAGGAACTGATTGCTCAGAAAAAGCGAGAGATAGAAGCGAAGATGGCAGAGCAAGCCAAAAGGAACATACCGACTCCTAGCAAGCCACTACCACAAAG CACCCCACCTTCACAGGATTCAACCTCCCAAGGGTCAACCTCAAACAAGTTTGTGAATGACGGAAGCTTCCTGCAGCAATTCTTGAAGATGCAGAAGGAGAAGTCCAGCACAGATTCAG GATCCAACAGTCATCCCAAAAGCTCCACCCCCTCTTCTCAAAGCCAAAAGAAGAGCATTCTGGTCGGGAAACGGCCTGGTTTGGGGGTTAGCAGCATGCTCAGCCAGTTTAAGAACTACTCACAGACCAAAAAGACCCCACTACAAATCCCTCGACCAAGTGTCTTTAGCTCCCCAGATGAGGACGAGGACGTGGAGGAGGATGATGCACAGTACCTGGAGGTCAAAG TTTCCCCCCCAGAGGATGAAGACTTGGTCCTCATCATCAATCGGATGGCGTCTTTCGTTGCTGAAGGGGGGCCAGAGCTTGAAAGGAAAGCTATAGAAGATTACAAGGACAATCCCCTTTTCTC ATTCCTGACTGAGAGGAACGGCCAGGAGCATCTGTATTTCCGCAAGAGAGTAGCTCAGCTGAGGCAACAGAGCCAGCAGAAAGACTCACCTGCACAATTAGATG TCTTCTCCTCAGTGGACGAGGAAACGAAGAAAGTGGCTGAGAAGCTGGCCCGCTTCGTGGCCGATGGAGGGCCAGAGGTGGAGGCCATCGCTGTCAAGCACAACCATGACAATCCTTCCTTCAG ATTTCTGTACGAACACCAGGACCCAGCTCACCACTTCTACAAGGCCAAATTGGAGGAGTACAGTGACGTCAAAAACATATCTGCAGCTCCCCCTAGTGATGAGTCGGCTTCCAGCAAAAAGCAGCCTATTGCCTCTTCACCAGCTTCAGGCCCCATCACCCCCAGCCTAGCCCAAACAGAGCCCCAGTGCCAGGACCCTGGCCCCTCGAGTGCCAAACGAAAGAGAAAGAGTCGCTGGGGTTCTGAGGATGACAGAGTGGACCTGCCAGTCCCCCCAGTAGTCATTCCTCAAATTGATAAGACTGATCCTGACACTCCATCCCTTTCTG AGCAGGAGCTGAGGGGCCTAGGTTACAAAAAAGGAAAGCCAGTTGGTCTAGTGGGTGTCACAGAGCTCTCTGAGGACCAGAAAAAACAGCTCAAAGAACAGCAGGAA ATGCAAGAAATGTTTGATATGATCATGAAGCACAAGCGGGCAATGCAGGAGATGCAGCTAATGTGGGAGAAGGCTGTGCGAGACCATCAGCATGATTATGACAGTGATGAAGAGATTGACGCTCAGGCGGGCACTTGGGAACACAGGCTCAGAAAAATGGAGATGGAAAAAACAAGAG AGTGGGCAGAGCAGCTGACTGAGATGGGGAAAGGAAAGCATTTTATTGGTGACTTTCTACCACCTGATGAACTGGAGAAGTTTATGGAAACATTTAAAGCTCTAAAG GAGGGCAGAGATCCTGACTACTCTGAGTATAAAGAGTTCAAGCTGACAGTGGAAAACATTGGATTCAAGATGCTTATGAAGATGGGCTGGAAGGAGGGAGAGGGTCTGGGTTCAGATGGCCAGGGCATCAAGAACCCTGTGAACAG AGGCACCACTGCAATAGATGGTGCAGGGTTTGGAGTGGACCGACCTGCTGAACTCAATAAAGGTGATGATGAGTATGACGCCTTCCGCAAGAGGATGATGCTGGCTTACCGCTTCAGACCTAATCCTCTG AATAATCCGAGAAGGCCATACTACTGA
- the LOC136678158 gene encoding ras-related protein Rab-8A isoform X2, translating to MGIMLVYDITNEKSFDNIKNWIRNIEEHASADVEKMILGNKCDINEKRQVSKERGEKLALEYGIKFMETSAKANINVENAFLTLARDIKAKMDTKLEGNNPQGSNHGVKITTEQQKKSSFFRCVLL from the exons ATG GGCATTATGTTGGTGTATGACATCACTAATGAGAAGTCCTTTGACAACATCAAAAACTGGATCAGGAACATTGAGGAG CATGCCTCAGCAGATGTGGAGAAGATGATACTGGGGAACAAATGTGACATCAATGAAAAGCGACAAGTGTCCAAAGAACGAGGGGAGAAG CTGGCGTTAGAGTATGGAATCAAATTCATGGAGACGAGTGCGAAGGCCAACATCAACGTAGAGAAT GCATTTTTAACACTTGCAAGAGACATCAAAGCAAAGATGGACACAAAATTG GAGGGTAACAATCCCCAGGGCAGTAATCATGGAGTGAAGATCACCACCGAGCAACAGAAAAAGAGCAGTTTCTTCCGCTGTGTTCTACTGTGA
- the LOC136678178 gene encoding SURP and G-patch domain-containing protein 1-like isoform X2 produces MDSNDAGRGGWKNNNNNKFGQKSKINVIMRQEELIAQKKREIEAKMAEQAKRNIPTPSKPLPQSTPPSQDSTSQGSTSNKFVNDGSFLQQFLKMQKEKSSTDSGSNSHPKSSTPSSQSQKKSILVGKRPGLGVSSMLSQFKNYSQTKKTPLQIPRPSVFSSPDEDEDVEEDDAQYLEVKVSPPEDEDLVLIINRMASFVAEGGPELERKAIEDYKDNPLFSFLTERNGQEHLYFRKRVAQLRQQSQQKDSPAQLDVDEETKKVAEKLARFVADGGPEVEAIAVKHNHDNPSFRFLYEHQDPAHHFYKAKLEEYSDVKNISAAPPSDESASSKKQPIASSPASGPITPSLAQTEPQCQDPGPSSAKRKRKSRWGSEDDRVDLPVPPVVIPQIDKTDPDTPSLSEQELRGLGYKKGKPVGLVGVTELSEDQKKQLKEQQEMQEMFDMIMKHKRAMQEMQLMWEKAVRDHQHDYDSDEEIDAQAGTWEHRLRKMEMEKTREWAEQLTEMGKGKHFIGDFLPPDELEKFMETFKALKEGRDPDYSEYKEFKLTVENIGFKMLMKMGWKEGEGLGSDGQGIKNPVNRGTTAIDGAGFGVDRPAELNKGDDEYDAFRKRMMLAYRFRPNPLNNPRRPYY; encoded by the exons ATGGACTCTAATGACGCAG GTCGAGGAGGATGgaagaataataacaataataaatttgGACAGAAGAGCAAGATCAATGTTATTATGAGGCAGGAGGAACTGATTGCTCAGAAAAAGCGAGAGATAGAAGCGAAGATGGCAGAGCAAGCCAAAAGGAACATACCGACTCCTAGCAAGCCACTACCACAAAG CACCCCACCTTCACAGGATTCAACCTCCCAAGGGTCAACCTCAAACAAGTTTGTGAATGACGGAAGCTTCCTGCAGCAATTCTTGAAGATGCAGAAGGAGAAGTCCAGCACAGATTCAG GATCCAACAGTCATCCCAAAAGCTCCACCCCCTCTTCTCAAAGCCAAAAGAAGAGCATTCTGGTCGGGAAACGGCCTGGTTTGGGGGTTAGCAGCATGCTCAGCCAGTTTAAGAACTACTCACAGACCAAAAAGACCCCACTACAAATCCCTCGACCAAGTGTCTTTAGCTCCCCAGATGAGGACGAGGACGTGGAGGAGGATGATGCACAGTACCTGGAGGTCAAAG TTTCCCCCCCAGAGGATGAAGACTTGGTCCTCATCATCAATCGGATGGCGTCTTTCGTTGCTGAAGGGGGGCCAGAGCTTGAAAGGAAAGCTATAGAAGATTACAAGGACAATCCCCTTTTCTC ATTCCTGACTGAGAGGAACGGCCAGGAGCATCTGTATTTCCGCAAGAGAGTAGCTCAGCTGAGGCAACAGAGCCAGCAGAAAGACTCACCTGCACAATTAGATG TGGACGAGGAAACGAAGAAAGTGGCTGAGAAGCTGGCCCGCTTCGTGGCCGATGGAGGGCCAGAGGTGGAGGCCATCGCTGTCAAGCACAACCATGACAATCCTTCCTTCAG ATTTCTGTACGAACACCAGGACCCAGCTCACCACTTCTACAAGGCCAAATTGGAGGAGTACAGTGACGTCAAAAACATATCTGCAGCTCCCCCTAGTGATGAGTCGGCTTCCAGCAAAAAGCAGCCTATTGCCTCTTCACCAGCTTCAGGCCCCATCACCCCCAGCCTAGCCCAAACAGAGCCCCAGTGCCAGGACCCTGGCCCCTCGAGTGCCAAACGAAAGAGAAAGAGTCGCTGGGGTTCTGAGGATGACAGAGTGGACCTGCCAGTCCCCCCAGTAGTCATTCCTCAAATTGATAAGACTGATCCTGACACTCCATCCCTTTCTG AGCAGGAGCTGAGGGGCCTAGGTTACAAAAAAGGAAAGCCAGTTGGTCTAGTGGGTGTCACAGAGCTCTCTGAGGACCAGAAAAAACAGCTCAAAGAACAGCAGGAA ATGCAAGAAATGTTTGATATGATCATGAAGCACAAGCGGGCAATGCAGGAGATGCAGCTAATGTGGGAGAAGGCTGTGCGAGACCATCAGCATGATTATGACAGTGATGAAGAGATTGACGCTCAGGCGGGCACTTGGGAACACAGGCTCAGAAAAATGGAGATGGAAAAAACAAGAG AGTGGGCAGAGCAGCTGACTGAGATGGGGAAAGGAAAGCATTTTATTGGTGACTTTCTACCACCTGATGAACTGGAGAAGTTTATGGAAACATTTAAAGCTCTAAAG GAGGGCAGAGATCCTGACTACTCTGAGTATAAAGAGTTCAAGCTGACAGTGGAAAACATTGGATTCAAGATGCTTATGAAGATGGGCTGGAAGGAGGGAGAGGGTCTGGGTTCAGATGGCCAGGGCATCAAGAACCCTGTGAACAG AGGCACCACTGCAATAGATGGTGCAGGGTTTGGAGTGGACCGACCTGCTGAACTCAATAAAGGTGATGATGAGTATGACGCCTTCCGCAAGAGGATGATGCTGGCTTACCGCTTCAGACCTAATCCTCTG AATAATCCGAGAAGGCCATACTACTGA